A portion of the Pseudobacteroides sp. genome contains these proteins:
- a CDS encoding ADP-ribosylglycohydrolase family protein: protein MIRQMDKILGGLWGLLIGDALGVPYEFNDPSDLPQIDKIEFNPPEGFERSHRGVLPGTWSDDGAQALCLLDSLLECKTMNIDSFASKLLSWYENGLWAVDNKVFDVGNQTVTTLMAYKKGVPPNKSGFILPDGKGNGSLMRVLPLALWHRGSKEELVYFAHLQSLVTHGHEINQVCCALYSLWAVEIMNGLAIDDAYMKAVKELREIYRKDSSYYNELECCLRPDDEPFGKGGGYVVDSFRSVRMVLNNEDSYEMVVKAAVSLGHDTDTTAAIAGGLAGIAYGFDSIPGRWVSALRGREDLHTLINGLLTHLGII from the coding sequence AGGAGACGCTTTGGGGGTTCCTTATGAGTTTAATGACCCCTCTGATCTCCCCCAAATAGATAAGATAGAGTTTAACCCACCTGAAGGTTTTGAAAGGTCACATAGGGGAGTATTGCCGGGAACATGGTCGGATGATGGTGCACAGGCATTGTGCCTTTTGGATTCGCTACTTGAATGCAAGACCATGAATATAGACAGCTTTGCTTCAAAGCTACTTTCCTGGTATGAAAACGGCCTTTGGGCTGTTGATAATAAAGTCTTTGATGTTGGAAACCAGACTGTAACTACATTAATGGCATATAAAAAAGGGGTGCCTCCTAACAAATCAGGCTTTATTCTACCTGATGGCAAGGGTAATGGCTCACTTATGAGGGTATTGCCCCTGGCACTCTGGCATAGAGGCAGTAAAGAAGAACTGGTATACTTTGCCCATCTTCAATCTCTTGTTACCCATGGGCATGAGATAAATCAGGTATGTTGTGCATTATATAGCTTGTGGGCAGTAGAAATTATGAATGGACTGGCCATTGATGACGCATATATGAAAGCGGTTAAAGAATTAAGGGAAATATACAGGAAGGATTCTTCGTATTATAACGAATTGGAATGCTGCTTAAGGCCGGATGATGAACCCTTTGGCAAGGGAGGAGGATATGTAGTTGACTCCTTTAGAAGCGTCAGAATGGTCCTAAATAATGAGGATTCATATGAAATGGTGGTCAAAGCAGCGGTAAGCTTAGGCCACGACACCGATACGACTGCTGCAATTGCAGGGGGATTAGCAGGAATTGCATATGGCTTTGACAGCATACCAGGCCGTTGGGTATCAGCATTAAGAGGCAGGGAAGATTTGCATACTCTTATTAATGGGCTGCTAACTCACTTAGGGATTATTTAG
- a CDS encoding DNA polymerase beta superfamily protein, producing MWIEKNNTMPPMEFSKLMDNQKLDQCLLNEINKLLLKKTSGLEIDIEPQSPVIMDFFESNIHRYEDYLKSAKHEKTHDISLLDELFRETLNEVWGKMIWLSPK from the coding sequence ATGTGGATTGAGAAAAACAACACAATGCCTCCAATGGAGTTTAGCAAGCTAATGGATAATCAGAAGCTTGACCAATGTCTCCTAAACGAAATTAACAAGCTGCTTCTTAAAAAAACATCCGGGTTGGAAATTGATATTGAACCCCAAAGCCCTGTTATTATGGATTTCTTTGAAAGCAATATCCATCGTTATGAGGATTATCTAAAGTCTGCAAAACACGAAAAAACTCATGATATCAGCCTTTTAGATGAGTTATTCCGAGAAACACTAAACGAGGTATGGGGGAAGATGATTTGGTTATCTCCTAAATAA
- a CDS encoding nucleotidyltransferase domain-containing protein, whose protein sequence is MRDIILSKLHQMERENSIRILYAVESGSRGWGFASKDSDYDARFIYIRPLEWYLSIEDKKDYIEYPIDDLLDINYR, encoded by the coding sequence ATGAGGGATATCATATTATCAAAGCTCCATCAAATGGAAAGGGAAAATAGTATAAGAATTCTTTATGCTGTTGAATCAGGCAGCAGGGGCTGGGGTTTTGCCTCCAAAGACAGCGATTATGACGCACGATTTATATACATTCGGCCGCTTGAGTGGTACTTGTCCATTGAAGATAAAAAGGATTATATTGAGTACCCTATAGATGATTTGCTTGACATAAACTACAGATGA